A portion of the Anoxybacillus gonensis genome contains these proteins:
- a CDS encoding site-specific integrase, with protein MNFVQPIRDPEKIAAMKKYLLQRSKRNYILFIIGINTGLRISDILQLKKEDLLQTHLKLREKKTRKEKRIRIPPAIRKELIEYAKTLQDGEYAFRSRQGGNRPIDRSTAYRILRGAAEYVSLDEVGTHTLRKTFGYHFYQQTKDVAMLQELFNHSSPHITLKYIGVNQDAMDKAMMKYKI; from the coding sequence ATGAATTTTGTTCAACCGATTCGTGATCCAGAAAAGATTGCGGCAATGAAAAAGTATTTGCTACAAAGAAGCAAGCGGAATTACATCCTGTTTATCATCGGAATTAATACGGGGTTGCGCATATCGGACATATTGCAGTTAAAGAAGGAAGATTTGCTACAGACGCATTTAAAGCTACGGGAGAAGAAAACACGTAAAGAGAAGCGGATTCGGATTCCGCCAGCGATACGAAAGGAACTGATCGAGTATGCAAAAACACTCCAAGACGGCGAATATGCCTTTCGAAGTCGGCAAGGCGGCAATCGTCCCATCGATCGTTCAACAGCGTATCGCATTCTTCGTGGGGCGGCCGAATATGTGTCGCTGGATGAGGTGGGCACGCATACGCTTAGAAAGACGTTCGGCTATCACTTCTATCAGCAAACGAAAGACGTTGCCATGCTTCAAGAACTGTTTAACCATTCGAGTCCACATATCACCTTAAAGTATATCGGCGTCAACCAAGACGCTATGGACAAGGCGATGATGAAATACAAGATATGA
- a CDS encoding restriction endonuclease yields MAKRFYYEETIYNDYLGKVKTIKAQSLWELELKVEEQLAKWEAEEERQRKRDAILDMKDEAEFETELARKKIEEYKNILNHTLNLDDKLDWEKQKKTKPFRPSEFDKHDLQHFFQKHNVPKKSFVEYIFPFLRKKRERLEKIAQDDYNQHLIEYDEAYKDYLIKKEKYEKKQAEYNQEIEEWRKNFESGDVEAIEKYINVVLENSTYPEEINKEYEVQYRSDLKTVIVSYKLPVPNDVPKAIEFKYSPSKKEIVAREMKKKEFEEFYDSIIYQITLRTIHEIFESVYIDHVDIVVFNGWVDYIDEATGHDNSSCIISVQASRKEFESINLERVDYKKCIQNLKGLFAGKLAFLTPVKPILDIDREDNRFVESKDILSNLHSNQNLATMHWEDFEHLVRQLFEKMFNEDGAEVKVTQASRDGGVDAIAFDPDPIKGGKFVIQAKRYNNTVPVSAVRDLYGTMLHEGATKGILVTTSNFGKDALEFVKDKPITLINGQELLYLFNKYGYKDLKIVLNK; encoded by the coding sequence ATGGCTAAAAGATTTTACTACGAAGAAACAATTTATAACGATTATCTTGGTAAAGTAAAAACCATTAAAGCTCAAAGTTTATGGGAACTTGAATTAAAAGTTGAAGAACAGTTGGCAAAGTGGGAGGCCGAAGAAGAAAGACAAAGAAAACGAGACGCTATTCTCGATATGAAAGACGAGGCTGAATTTGAAACCGAACTCGCTCGAAAAAAAATTGAAGAGTACAAAAATATTCTTAACCACACCTTAAATTTAGACGATAAATTGGACTGGGAAAAGCAAAAGAAAACCAAACCGTTTCGCCCTTCTGAATTTGATAAACACGATCTTCAACACTTTTTTCAAAAGCATAATGTTCCAAAAAAATCTTTTGTGGAATACATATTCCCTTTTTTAAGAAAGAAAAGAGAAAGATTAGAGAAAATAGCACAAGACGATTACAATCAACATCTCATAGAATATGATGAGGCTTATAAAGATTATCTAATCAAAAAGGAAAAGTACGAGAAAAAACAAGCTGAGTATAATCAAGAAATCGAGGAATGGCGTAAAAATTTTGAGTCTGGCGATGTAGAGGCTATTGAAAAATACATAAATGTAGTATTAGAAAACTCAACTTATCCAGAAGAAATCAACAAAGAGTATGAAGTTCAGTACCGCTCGGATCTAAAAACAGTAATCGTTTCTTACAAATTGCCAGTTCCTAACGATGTTCCGAAAGCAATCGAATTCAAATATTCACCAAGCAAAAAAGAAATCGTTGCAAGGGAAATGAAAAAGAAAGAGTTTGAAGAATTTTATGACTCGATAATTTATCAGATCACATTGAGGACTATTCATGAAATTTTTGAATCCGTGTATATAGATCATGTCGATATTGTTGTTTTTAACGGTTGGGTTGATTACATTGACGAAGCTACTGGACACGATAACTCATCATGTATTATTTCTGTGCAAGCCTCGCGAAAAGAATTTGAAAGTATTAACCTTGAGCGAGTAGATTATAAAAAGTGTATCCAAAACTTAAAAGGTCTGTTTGCTGGAAAACTCGCCTTTTTAACGCCAGTTAAACCAATTTTAGATATCGACAGAGAAGATAACAGATTTGTGGAATCAAAAGACATTCTGTCTAACCTACATTCCAACCAAAACTTAGCAACTATGCACTGGGAAGATTTTGAGCACTTAGTTAGACAATTATTCGAAAAAATGTTTAACGAAGATGGTGCAGAAGTAAAAGTTACACAAGCAAGCAGGGATGGTGGCGTTGATGCTATCGCCTTCGACCCTGATCCTATAAAAGGCGGGAAATTTGTTATCCAAGCTAAGCGCTATAACAATACAGTTCCCGTATCAGCCGTTCGTGACCTTTACGGCACAATGCTTCACGAAGGGGCAACGAAAGGAATCTTGGTAACAACAAGCAATTTCGGCAAAGATGCACTTGAATTCGTTAAAGACAAGCCCATCACTCTAATTAACGGTCAAGAACTTCTGTATTTGTTTAATAAGTATGGATATAAAGACTTGAAGATAGTCCTTAATAAATAA
- a CDS encoding ArpU family phage packaging/lysis transcriptional regulator, whose protein sequence is MEFMLPEIDRKATKKAVEAALEKYRIFLLTLKLDQLPKVTQHYSLVPAKTNQFHSSTEEIAVRNADYERERAVYIQRIVEAVNRLDYWERAVIIRRYMNEEEVFDYAVYNELGMSHRNYYRLKSRAFYKLAFALEIEVYRKRRRDEQ, encoded by the coding sequence ATGGAATTTATGCTACCTGAAATCGACAGAAAAGCGACGAAAAAAGCAGTTGAAGCGGCGCTTGAAAAATATCGCATTTTCCTACTGACATTGAAACTAGACCAGCTGCCAAAGGTGACTCAACATTACTCGCTCGTTCCTGCAAAAACAAATCAGTTCCATTCCTCAACCGAAGAAATAGCTGTCAGAAATGCTGATTACGAGCGGGAGCGGGCGGTATACATTCAGCGCATCGTTGAGGCTGTGAATCGCCTCGATTACTGGGAGCGAGCAGTCATTATTCGGCGATATATGAACGAGGAAGAGGTATTTGATTATGCCGTTTACAACGAGTTAGGAATGAGCCACAGAAACTACTATCGTTTGAAGTCAAGGGCATTTTACAAGTTAGCATTTGCCCTCGAAATCGAGGTATATCGAAAAAGAAGGAGGGACGAGCAATGA
- a CDS encoding XtrA/YqaO family protein: protein MSKRAQELQIDIDNMTVSHPVVPGKVLVIVIDGVQGKAKVAEAVEHGYTIIETAKGKTARIKYEESELF, encoded by the coding sequence GTGAGTAAAAGAGCGCAAGAATTGCAGATTGATATAGATAACATGACCGTTTCGCATCCCGTTGTGCCAGGGAAGGTGCTTGTGATTGTCATCGACGGTGTGCAAGGAAAAGCGAAAGTAGCGGAAGCGGTTGAGCATGGATATACGATCATTGAAACGGCGAAAGGCAAGACGGCACGGATTAAGTATGAGGAAAGCGAGTTGTTTTGA
- a CDS encoding phage terminase large subunit family protein, protein MAAKRKINDTESLFKDIAQVVAPPPELTVSEWADLYRRLSSESSAEPGQWRTDRAPYQREIMDAVNDPAVETVVVMTSAQVGKTEIILNIIGYHIDYDPAPIMVMQPTLQMAQAFSKDRLAPMLRDSPALQGKVADARSRDSGNTMLHKTFPGGHITMVGANSPSGLASRPIRILLADEVDRFPASAGAEGDPLTLAEKRTTTFWNRKKIYVSTPTIKGISRIEAAFLNSTQEEWCLPCPTCGKHQPLTWAQIRFEDVTMECIHCGARHGEFEWKSGQGKWMAKKQNIKVRGFHLNELASPWKRWSTIIEEFKEAKAGGPERLKAWVNTTLGETWEEQGDGIESDQLSNRRERYNCEVPDGVLLLTAGVDVQDDRLEIEVVGWGIGKESWGIEYRTIYGDPGQPAVWQQLDEYLSRTWKYADGVGIGIACTCIDSGGHFTTEVYDFCKPREHRRIFAIKGQGGEGVPIVSRASRTNRRRVPLFTIGVDAGKELILSRLKVQFPGEAGYCHFPIEPEKGYDQKYFDGLTSEKRVIRYHKGRPRFEWVKRPGTRNEPLDCRNYATAALEILNPNLELLAKSQRRDYFKQNAPMTGAPRRRRLISRGVSL, encoded by the coding sequence ATGGCCGCAAAAAGAAAAATAAATGATACAGAATCCTTATTTAAAGATATTGCGCAAGTTGTTGCTCCTCCGCCGGAATTGACAGTATCTGAATGGGCTGACTTATACAGAAGGTTATCTTCTGAATCATCGGCTGAACCAGGACAATGGCGAACAGATCGAGCTCCTTACCAACGAGAAATTATGGATGCGGTCAATGATCCAGCAGTGGAAACTGTTGTCGTCATGACGAGTGCGCAAGTAGGAAAAACGGAGATTATTCTAAATATCATTGGGTATCACATCGATTATGACCCGGCTCCGATTATGGTTATGCAGCCAACTTTACAAATGGCTCAAGCGTTCTCGAAGGATCGTTTAGCTCCTATGCTTCGTGATTCACCAGCCTTACAAGGAAAGGTTGCTGATGCACGAAGTCGAGACAGTGGTAATACCATGCTCCACAAGACCTTTCCAGGTGGTCATATCACAATGGTTGGAGCCAATTCTCCTTCTGGATTGGCAAGTAGACCAATAAGAATTCTTCTTGCAGACGAGGTTGACCGTTTTCCTGCAAGTGCTGGTGCTGAAGGTGATCCACTAACACTTGCAGAAAAACGAACGACAACCTTCTGGAATCGCAAAAAAATTTATGTGAGTACACCGACAATCAAAGGGATAAGCCGCATTGAAGCGGCTTTTTTAAATAGCACTCAGGAAGAGTGGTGCTTACCTTGTCCGACTTGCGGAAAACATCAGCCTCTGACCTGGGCACAAATTCGCTTTGAAGATGTCACAATGGAGTGTATTCATTGTGGTGCTCGTCACGGCGAATTTGAGTGGAAATCCGGTCAAGGGAAATGGATGGCTAAAAAACAAAATATAAAAGTTCGAGGATTTCACTTAAACGAGTTAGCAAGCCCTTGGAAACGATGGTCTACAATCATTGAGGAGTTTAAAGAAGCAAAGGCAGGAGGACCAGAAAGGTTAAAGGCGTGGGTCAATACGACTCTTGGAGAAACATGGGAAGAGCAAGGAGATGGAATAGAATCCGATCAGCTTTCTAATCGCCGTGAAAGATATAACTGCGAAGTTCCAGATGGTGTATTACTCCTTACAGCTGGCGTCGATGTTCAGGATGATAGACTTGAAATAGAGGTTGTCGGCTGGGGTATTGGCAAGGAATCATGGGGAATCGAATATCGCACTATTTATGGTGATCCTGGACAACCAGCAGTATGGCAACAATTAGATGAGTATTTGAGTAGAACATGGAAATATGCAGATGGTGTTGGAATCGGAATAGCTTGTACATGCATTGACTCTGGAGGGCATTTCACAACAGAAGTTTATGATTTTTGTAAACCGCGTGAGCATCGAAGAATTTTTGCGATTAAGGGACAAGGCGGTGAAGGAGTTCCTATTGTCAGTCGTGCTAGTAGGACGAATCGAAGACGTGTGCCTCTATTTACTATCGGAGTTGATGCTGGGAAAGAACTGATTTTATCGAGATTAAAAGTGCAATTTCCTGGTGAAGCGGGATATTGCCATTTTCCGATCGAACCAGAAAAGGGATATGATCAAAAATACTTTGATGGATTGACATCAGAAAAAAGGGTTATTCGATATCACAAAGGGCGTCCAAGATTCGAGTGGGTGAAGCGTCCTGGAACACGAAATGAACCTCTCGACTGTCGTAACTATGCGACAGCTGCTCTTGAAATTCTGAACCCGAATTTAGAATTGCTTGCTAAATCACAGAGACGGGACTACTTTAAACAAAACGCTCCAATGACTGGTGCGCCACGTAGACGTCGGTTAATCAGCCGCGGAGTCAGTCTTTGA
- a CDS encoding BRO family protein, with protein sequence MNQLQKVFTYSGNQVRTIIKDDEVWFVAKDVCDILNHSNHKMAVSRLDEDEVNKVYLIDSLGRQQQTTVVNEAGLYSLILTSNKPEARQFKRWITHEVIPTIRKTGGYVANDDLFVETYLKHADEQTKLLFRATLETVRKQNEQIAIMQPKADYFDALVDRRLLTNFRDTAKELKVRPKAFVDWLIDKKYIYRDQKGKLKPYAQYVPSLFELKEWERNGRADVQTLVTPKGRETFRILLQKAVV encoded by the coding sequence ATGAATCAATTACAAAAAGTGTTTACCTATAGCGGTAATCAAGTACGAACAATTATAAAAGATGATGAAGTTTGGTTTGTGGCAAAAGATGTTTGCGATATACTGAACCATTCCAATCATAAAATGGCGGTATCTAGGCTTGATGAAGATGAGGTAAATAAAGTTTACCTCATCGATTCGCTAGGGCGTCAACAACAGACAACGGTTGTAAACGAAGCAGGATTATATTCTTTGATACTTACAAGTAACAAGCCAGAAGCGCGTCAATTTAAACGATGGATTACGCACGAGGTTATTCCGACCATACGGAAAACAGGCGGCTATGTAGCGAATGACGACTTATTCGTAGAAACGTATCTGAAGCATGCAGATGAGCAAACGAAACTATTATTCCGCGCTACACTAGAAACGGTTAGGAAACAAAATGAGCAAATTGCCATTATGCAACCAAAAGCCGACTATTTTGACGCGCTTGTCGATCGTCGTTTGTTAACAAACTTCCGTGACACAGCCAAAGAATTGAAAGTGAGGCCAAAAGCTTTTGTTGATTGGCTCATTGATAAGAAATATATTTATCGCGATCAGAAGGGAAAATTAAAGCCTTACGCTCAATATGTGCCATCACTATTTGAGTTGAAGGAATGGGAGCGAAATGGACGAGCTGATGTGCAAACGCTCGTTACACCGAAAGGAAGAGAAACATTTAGAATATTACTACAAAAAGCTGTAGTATAA
- a CDS encoding DUF6148 family protein produces the protein MGAWTLEEAKQHLKAWMDAELAVSTGQRYRIGSRELTRADLSEIAKRIQFWSNEVARLEKGRGSGARVLRVVPRDL, from the coding sequence ATGGGAGCATGGACATTAGAAGAGGCGAAACAACACCTAAAAGCCTGGATGGATGCTGAATTAGCTGTCTCAACTGGTCAAAGGTACCGAATCGGATCGAGAGAGCTTACTCGAGCCGATCTTTCGGAGATTGCTAAACGGATTCAATTCTGGAGCAATGAAGTAGCACGACTCGAAAAAGGGAGGGGAAGCGGTGCACGTGTCTTACGAGTCGTACCGCGTGATTTATGA
- a CDS encoding helix-turn-helix domain-containing protein has product MLGDRLKRLRLEKKLTQEELGKKINVTKVSISGYENGNRTPDTETLQKLADFFNVTTDYLLGRTDDPNPPGSDNEELGTLARINQLIKEYGIEQMGFFDIEKWKQLSEEEIEEIVKHFEWVVHKAREKNKSNKE; this is encoded by the coding sequence GTGTTAGGTGACCGTTTAAAAAGGTTAAGGTTAGAAAAAAAACTCACCCAAGAAGAACTAGGAAAAAAAATAAATGTCACAAAAGTATCCATATCGGGATACGAGAATGGGAATCGAACACCTGATACTGAAACACTTCAAAAACTCGCCGATTTTTTCAACGTCACCACCGACTACCTACTCGGTCGCACGGATGATCCGAATCCGCCAGGGAGCGACAATGAGGAATTAGGAACGCTGGCAAGGATTAATCAACTCATTAAAGAATATGGCATCGAGCAAATGGGCTTTTTCGATATCGAGAAGTGGAAACAGCTTTCTGAAGAGGAAATCGAAGAGATCGTGAAGCATTTTGAATGGGTAGTACATAAGGCGAGAGAAAAGAACAAAAGCAACAAAGAATAG
- a CDS encoding helix-turn-helix transcriptional regulator has product MVLDKLKSIRTEKGLSCKQVADLVGISKEYYWMIENGKRRLNYELAVKIAQVFDTSPDNIFLGSELTCGEQKLAP; this is encoded by the coding sequence TTGGTTTTGGATAAATTAAAAAGTATTCGTACTGAAAAAGGACTTAGTTGTAAACAAGTTGCCGATTTAGTCGGCATTTCTAAAGAATACTACTGGATGATTGAGAACGGAAAACGGCGATTAAACTATGAGTTGGCTGTGAAAATAGCACAAGTATTCGATACTAGCCCAGACAATATTTTTTTGGGCAGTGAGTTAACCTGTGGTGAACAAAAACTAGCTCCTTGA
- a CDS encoding DnaD domain-containing protein, producing the protein MARLLLDEEPLVILPSLAATIGLNESIVLQQLHYWLERSNHIHEGHKWVYNTYEEWQEQFPFWSESTIRRIITKLEKQGLIIAGNFNRSKIDKTKWYRIDYDKLAQLENPVYEVSVQGEQTTVQNDTSTAQNEQTTDEIDSPSGQNEQSICSNWTDEALNLNRPIPENTTEITTEKKEEVEEDERVREENPFTFFEQNGFGAIGSYISEKISTWIDDTSEALVLEAMKIAVENGVKTWKYVETILRDWVDKGYQTVEQVQAAQKAFKEQQAKKRNGSSTNGKKAVRTEIVPDWLNTDYSQYEQKAETDQEALERKRRELEERLKKYRNDD; encoded by the coding sequence ATGGCAAGACTTCTTTTGGATGAAGAGCCGTTAGTGATTTTACCGTCACTAGCGGCTACGATCGGCTTAAATGAAAGCATCGTGTTACAACAGTTGCACTACTGGCTTGAGCGCAGCAATCACATTCACGAAGGGCATAAGTGGGTATATAACACATACGAGGAATGGCAAGAGCAATTCCCATTCTGGTCGGAAAGCACGATTCGCCGCATTATCACAAAACTTGAAAAGCAAGGGCTCATTATTGCAGGCAATTTCAATCGCTCCAAGATCGACAAAACGAAGTGGTATCGGATCGACTATGACAAATTGGCGCAATTAGAAAATCCAGTCTATGAAGTGAGTGTTCAAGGTGAACAAACGACTGTTCAAAATGACACCTCGACTGCTCAAAATGAACAGACGACTGACGAAATCGACAGTCCATCTGGTCAAAATGAACAGTCCATCTGTTCAAATTGGACAGACGAGGCGCTCAATTTGAACAGACCAATACCAGAGAATACTACAGAGATTACTACAGAGAAAAAAGAAGAAGTAGAAGAAGACGAGCGCGTGCGCGAAGAGAATCCGTTCACTTTTTTCGAACAAAACGGCTTTGGTGCAATCGGAAGCTACATAAGCGAAAAAATTTCAACATGGATCGACGACACATCCGAAGCGCTAGTTTTAGAAGCGATGAAAATTGCAGTAGAAAATGGCGTCAAGACATGGAAGTACGTTGAAACCATTTTGCGCGACTGGGTAGACAAGGGATATCAAACGGTTGAACAAGTGCAGGCAGCGCAAAAAGCATTTAAAGAGCAGCAAGCAAAGAAACGCAACGGCTCTAGCACGAATGGGAAAAAAGCTGTTCGAACGGAGATCGTTCCAGACTGGCTTAACACCGATTATTCGCAATATGAACAAAAAGCCGAGACGGATCAAGAAGCGCTCGAACGCAAACGGCGTGAGTTAGAAGAGCGACTGAAAAAATATCGCAATGATGACTAG
- a CDS encoding dUTP diphosphatase yields MDLSKLFEMQRELDERIEKQHPRQPDDRRIYSKLLALLVEIGELANETRCFKFWSNKGPSSREKILEEGADVLHFLLSIGNEINVKTSIEIIPITKTSLDAQFLALYDQARLANIKEQWEWTFNLYVGLMEMLGFTWNDVEEAYMRKNAVNHHRQESGY; encoded by the coding sequence ATGGATTTATCCAAGCTTTTTGAGATGCAGCGGGAACTGGATGAGAGGATTGAAAAGCAGCATCCAAGGCAACCTGATGACAGAAGAATTTATTCCAAGTTGTTGGCTTTACTCGTAGAGATCGGGGAGCTGGCAAACGAAACTCGTTGCTTTAAATTTTGGAGCAACAAAGGACCTTCATCACGTGAGAAAATTCTTGAAGAAGGCGCGGATGTATTGCATTTTCTTTTGTCGATCGGAAACGAAATTAATGTGAAAACGTCGATTGAAATCATTCCGATCACAAAAACGTCGCTCGATGCACAATTTTTAGCGTTATACGACCAAGCAAGACTAGCGAACATTAAAGAGCAATGGGAATGGACGTTCAATCTCTACGTCGGATTGATGGAAATGCTCGGATTCACTTGGAATGATGTTGAAGAAGCATATATGCGCAAAAATGCAGTCAACCATCACCGCCAAGAAAGTGGGTATTGA
- a CDS encoding DUF1829 domain-containing protein, giving the protein MPLANQLKNAYLEWLNQKLNMKDLDSGIIEITSPLMDRHNDHLQIYVIPQEDGKLKLTDDAYILSDLMMMGFELNSSNKRKEIFNTIINGFGVKYSPKTDELYTIATLNDFPQKKHMLLQAMLAVNDMFMVLRSNIVSIFFEEVESFLYENDVRYTDNVSFIGKTGYSHKFHFLVPKSKKKPVDRIIQTLNNPTRDKTQNLIFAWSDTKETRKHSSQLFVFLNDTDRNIDTEVIHAFESYDISPILWSNRESILSELTA; this is encoded by the coding sequence ATGCCACTGGCCAACCAGTTGAAAAATGCCTATTTAGAATGGCTAAACCAAAAACTGAATATGAAAGATTTGGATAGTGGCATTATCGAAATCACTTCTCCATTAATGGATCGACATAATGATCACTTGCAAATATATGTGATACCTCAAGAGGACGGAAAATTAAAATTAACAGATGATGCCTATATCCTATCTGATCTAATGATGATGGGCTTTGAATTAAACTCTTCAAACAAAAGAAAGGAAATATTTAATACCATTATTAATGGCTTTGGTGTTAAATATTCTCCTAAGACTGATGAATTATATACCATAGCAACCTTAAACGACTTTCCGCAGAAAAAGCATATGCTTTTACAAGCTATGTTAGCCGTAAACGATATGTTTATGGTTTTGCGTTCTAACATTGTTTCTATCTTTTTTGAGGAAGTTGAATCATTTCTATATGAAAATGATGTAAGATACACAGACAATGTATCTTTTATCGGCAAAACAGGTTATAGTCATAAATTCCATTTTCTTGTTCCAAAATCCAAAAAGAAACCTGTAGATCGAATTATCCAAACCTTAAATAACCCAACTAGAGATAAAACTCAAAACCTAATTTTCGCTTGGAGTGACACAAAAGAAACAAGAAAACATTCATCACAACTATTTGTTTTTTTAAATGATACAGATCGTAATATTGATACAGAAGTAATCCATGCTTTTGAAAGTTATGACATCAGTCCTATTCTTTGGTCAAATAGAGAATCTATACTGTCGGAACTTACCGCCTAA
- a CDS encoding zinc-finger domain-containing protein produces the protein MTREEKKQIRLQILKLLDTQCAGCKERHSSTQSTCVISCPIGKRMQQLSVLLSKESPRIKRGKWTEEEEFYLWQHKDIFDVPELAARLERSELSVYSKLRQLEKKNVLPC, from the coding sequence GTGACAAGGGAAGAGAAAAAGCAAATTCGGCTACAAATTTTGAAATTGCTAGATACACAGTGTGCAGGATGTAAAGAACGGCATAGTAGTACACAAAGCACATGTGTAATCAGTTGCCCGATCGGCAAGCGAATGCAACAGCTATCTGTGTTGTTATCGAAAGAAAGCCCTCGCATAAAAAGAGGTAAATGGACCGAAGAGGAAGAGTTTTACCTATGGCAACATAAAGATATTTTCGATGTTCCAGAGCTTGCTGCACGCTTGGAACGAAGTGAATTATCTGTGTATTCAAAGTTGCGACAGCTTGAGAAAAAGAATGTTTTACCTTGTTAG
- a CDS encoding DUF6978 family protein produces MLSQQEANRLLDMIKQIISTENLITFPEPGQYLTLDVQSNDETEKFIIDINRKGSIKITKCTYQTRYKKNIPLIRIDIDGQPHTNPDGTEIPCPHIHIYREGFGDKWAFPLEEHIATNPQDLLMVLMDFLRYNRIENISEFDFQGGFV; encoded by the coding sequence ATGTTGAGTCAACAAGAGGCAAATCGGTTATTAGACATGATTAAACAAATTATTTCTACAGAAAACCTGATTACTTTTCCGGAACCTGGTCAATACTTAACACTAGATGTTCAATCTAATGACGAAACAGAAAAGTTCATCATAGATATTAACCGAAAAGGCAGTATAAAAATAACGAAATGTACCTATCAGACAAGATATAAAAAGAACATTCCTCTCATAAGAATAGACATCGATGGTCAACCACATACTAACCCAGACGGTACTGAAATTCCTTGTCCGCACATACATATCTATAGAGAAGGCTTTGGTGACAAATGGGCTTTCCCGCTCGAAGAGCACATTGCAACAAATCCTCAAGATTTACTTATGGTATTAATGGACTTTTTGCGATACAATCGTATTGAAAATATATCTGAATTTGATTTTCAAGGAGGGTTCGTATAA
- a CDS encoding helix-turn-helix domain-containing protein: MKRGRAADAVKAARQATGMTQQQLSFEIYESREAVSQQENGRYRVQPNISKYFADKHNNPWVALEAAAEYTGWGPVKLDGEVVDLHRASVAMKTKEELTEALQAIESVCVANHPRAIRDYDKQHLEEAILQAIDAIVALTQYVAVICVDYGFSWLKMWQKHRTKLQTKGFIKR; encoded by the coding sequence ATGAAACGTGGTAGAGCGGCCGATGCGGTGAAAGCGGCTCGGCAGGCGACAGGGATGACACAACAACAGCTTTCATTTGAAATCTATGAATCTCGTGAAGCAGTTTCCCAGCAAGAAAACGGACGGTATCGGGTGCAGCCGAACATATCGAAATATTTTGCCGATAAGCACAACAATCCGTGGGTGGCGCTGGAAGCGGCGGCGGAATATACAGGATGGGGACCGGTGAAGCTCGACGGCGAGGTGGTCGATCTACACCGAGCAAGTGTGGCGATGAAAACAAAAGAGGAACTAACCGAAGCGCTACAAGCAATCGAAAGTGTATGTGTGGCAAATCATCCTCGAGCGATAAGAGATTACGACAAACAGCACTTGGAAGAAGCGATTTTACAAGCGATTGATGCAATTGTAGCGCTTACGCAATACGTTGCGGTGATATGTGTTGATTATGGCTTTTCTTGGTTAAAGATGTGGCAAAAGCATCGTACAAAGTTGCAAACAAAAGGTTTTATTAAGAGATAA
- a CDS encoding Fur-regulated basic protein FbpA — MKQLLLLKHVLIQRLRRKGVFVATDGRALSKLTIEEIQREYERAEGERNELVKSNA, encoded by the coding sequence GTGAAGCAGTTGCTTTTGCTCAAACATGTATTGATTCAGCGTCTACGGCGAAAGGGCGTTTTCGTTGCAACAGACGGGCGAGCACTATCAAAACTGACGATCGAAGAAATTCAACGGGAATACGAGCGAGCGGAGGGAGAACGTAATGAACTGGTCAAAAGCAACGCTTAG